Genomic DNA from Candidatus Koribacter versatilis Ellin345:
GAAGCCGGTTGCGTGCTTCTCATGCAGCTTCCGGAGACGGTCGAAAGCCATCCCCTGACCTTTGGGCCAAGCGAAATAATCGAGGAGCGCATCCTCTCCTTCTTTCGTTGCGCCGTACGCGCCGAGGAGCCAGTCAGTTATTACGCCCAATTCCACGCTAGAAGGCTCAGCAACCTTATCGAGTACCGCTCGAAACACGGCGATGTCAGGCGCGACCTCGAGCTCCCTATCGAGGAGCCTTTTCTTATCGAGATCTTTCTGCTTCGCCACTGATTTCTTCGAGCGCGACGTCGATCCACCCGACGAGTTTTTCTTCTGATTGGGAAAATGGACTAAACAGCCCATGTTCGCGCAAACGAGCTTTGCGCCCACAGGCCGGGCAAACTCATCAACGACGGTGGCGGCCTGTATATGCGCGCAGCTTCCTATTTGCGCTTCTGCCCAGGCTCCCTTCGTCTTTGCTTTCTGATCACCGTTACACCACCACGCAGCCGTCACAACGATCGGAACCTGAACCTTCACATCTTTCGCAAGAGCTTTAACTTCGATCTGGACGAAACCCTTTACCTTGCGCTGGAAACAGGAGACGTCCGTGCACTTCGCCTTTTTCAAATCCGGATAGAGAAGAGGCGCGTTGGCAGTGTTCTTGGGGCATCCAGAGCAGGCAGGCTTTACGCGGTCGTCATCGAGCTTGAACGGCGCGGTCGAGAGGTCAAGCTGGTAGTTATTCTCGATGACAGTCCTAAGCTGCCGGACGCTAAGAACGACCTTCTGGCGCTTTTCGCCAACCCATTCCTCCCGCTCGAGGTGCTTCTTCAGCAGATCGACCTGGTCGTCTGGCGTGAGGCGAACAATTTCATCCGCGTGACTCGAACCGATCTTCCCAATCGCGAGCAGCGAGGCCGCATCCTTGGTCAACTCTGTGAGCTTCATGCGCGAATACACATGGCGCACGCTCTTATTCACGCGGCTGGCAATCTCTTTGACAAGCTCTTCCTGCCGCCCATCCTTCCGCTCCGCATTCAGCGACTGGAGCAGGTTTCGAAAACCCTCGGCCTCTTCGAGCGCGGTCACGTCCTTGCGCTGCAGGTTCTCTATCAGTTGCAGCTCGTGGGCTTCGCGATCACTGAGCAGCCGAGTGACGGCGGGGATATCTTCGCGCCCAGCGGCCTTGGCAGCACTGTAGCGGCGTTCGCCGGCGACGATTTCGTACTTGCCTTCCTCGCCCACCGGACGCACAAGGATGGGCTGCAGAATGCCGTGCTGTCGGATGGAGGCGACGAGCTCGTCGAACTCGGGGCCCTCGCAGCGGCCTTTCGGATTTGTTTTGGAGAGGACTACCTGCGCGAGCGGCAGGAGCTGGTAGGCATTCGAATCGTTGAGTAGCGCTGCGGGCGGCGCCGCGGGCTGGATGGTGGTAGCGACTGACATGTGGATCTCCTGTTCAGAGGTCCACACGAGCTATGCATCGTGGTTCAAATTCAGCGGATTCCCTTTAACCAGGAACTCTGCTTTGTCGCTTTCCGATGTCCAAAGAGAAGGGGCTTAGAAGGCTGTTTCCTTTTTCCTACCACTTTCCGGGAGACTCGTAAGCCGATGCTCACCCCGCAACTCGAACATACTCAAGGACCACTACGCCGATAGACTCTACGACGGAGAGCTGATCGAGATCGGAGGAAAAGATCTACGCCGTTTGCTTCGAATGTATGAACGTGGTGAAGATCAACAAACCAATCCTTCGCAGCGCACATTTCTGGATGGAACCGGAACTCCCTACCCTCTAGTGGTCCGGGCTCTGCAAGTGCAGATTCTGTACTCTCTTGTCCATCGTCGAGCGTCCGAGCGAAAAGTGTTGATTGCCCGAGCCCGCGATGGCGAAGGTCGTGTCCTCCAGTACCAATCCTTCGACCGCTTCGCCATCCACGCTAAACTGGGACGCTTTCGAGTTCGGCCTGGCTTTGTTATTTTGTTCAAGCCAACAGCCGTTGAAATGAACTTGTCGCACTGACCTTCCCTGGCTCACAATCTTCACTCCCTCAAACCGGTTGCTCTCCGAAGTCAGGCCGTTGAAGTTCAGTCCATGGCCCATATCGATTTCCACGCCGATGCCATTCTGGAATGCGCGGCAGCCGTATGAGTTTACGGTTGTGTTGGCGCCTGCACTCCCGGCAAACAGGAACCCGGTGCCATTGGAATACGCCTCCACGCGCATCATTGTGACAATCTGCGCGGCCTGCAGCCATATTCCCGCCTTCTTGAAACCATGAACGCCGATGTTTTCCAACAGCCCGTTGGCCGAATAAACCGGGCCGCTCCCATTGCCAACTGTAATCCCGACATCCCCCTGGTCTCCGCCATCGATTCGAATGTCACGAATCACAAATTCGCTCGTCTGCGACCCTGGAACACCGTTAATCGCGAACGCCGCGCCAGCCGAGACCTTGTGAATAATCGCCATTTTGCCATCGATATCGACTGGCCCATGCAGGTTTACGGTGCGCGTGGCGAAATAGTGACCCGGGCGGAATTGCACGACGGCGCCGTCCGCCTCTAGCGCGGACTCCCAGCCTTTGTAAGGGTTCGCAGCCGAACCGTCTCCACTTTTTGCCACCTGGTCGGGATGAATAATGCCGTCGGCAGGCTTCGCGTCAGACGCCAACAGGAACGGAAGTAACAAAATCAGGATCAGGAGTTTTCGCATAGGAAGGCCTCCATGGACAAAACTCGATAATCGGCATCCAGAAAATTGGCATGTAAATGGGCACAATGCCGCCCAGCGATGGAAGGGTCGATTCAGAAAGCGATGTCATCGCCACCGCCATCCATACCGCAAAACCCAACTGATAATGACTACGGCTGAGAGGAGGAGCGCTCTTTCCACTTTTCAGCAGGAGTTGTGCGAGTAACAGAAGAGGTGTCGCAAAAAAAAACAGCCCAAGCATCCCGTGCGAAAGCAACATCGACAAGTATGCGTTATCCGTCTGATTGCGCTTAAACCGCGCCTCTTTACCGGCCTCATCTACGACGAGTGTGTTCTGCGATTGCAGAAACGTACTCGACCCGAGGAGCCATTCATCAACCGGACGATCCAGGAGATGCGTATTCAATTCGTATTCGTAAAGGGCAAGCCGTCCGCTGGAGAGATCGTTCACTTTATCCCAGCCGAGGATATCGAAGGTGACGCCGGTGCCACCCGCAACCAGGATGACGAGCGCAAGACCCCACCCGAGTGCGAGGTCGCTCTTCAGCACCCAATAAGTCAAGACCATCACGAGCGCAAAGACGAGCGAGCTTCGTGAGACCGCGAGGGCCATCAACACCATGCAGATTATGATTTCGACCGCATAGAAAGTCTTCGCACGCTCGCTTCGGTTATTAATTGCCAGTCCCAATGCGGTTGCGCAGACAACGCAAAGCGCATAACCGTATTGCACGATGAAAAAGACGAATGCAAGGCGATGCGAACCGGGCATGAAATATTCGCCATGATAAATTCCGAAAAGAGCCCCCGCGGCCAGAACGGCTATCGTAGTTCGGTTGGTCACGCGCAGGAATACCTTCCAGACATGGTGGTTACGGAACATGCACTGGGCGAGGACATACGCATACAGTCCCCACAGGAAATACATCACAATCAAGAGATAGTTCGCGTCCGAACTTACGAAGAGCATCGGCAGCAGGGCCACGATGACATAGCATGCATAGGAGACTAGGATCGGTCTCCTGAACTTGCCGTAGACCTCGCCGTGGAACATTCTCCACAGGAAGATCACAGCGTTGATCGCAAGAAACATTGCCGCCAAAAGGTTTTTGGGCCTGAGGGTGAGAGCACGGAGATCGTCGGAGATCCAGTCTCCGGAAAGGACGAGCTGCGCCGTTCCCCACGCGACCGTGCCAAGGATCGCAAACCAGTCCGCGAAAGTCAGTTTAGGATCCGGCGCCGCAGCGCCAATAGTTCTTTGGGTCATGAGGTCAGGGGCCTGCTATGCCTTTATTCTACCTCGCTCGTTTGCAATGGCGAGACCCCGCTTCCTTATTGGTGGATTGCAGACGTCTGCATGCGAGCGGCCTCTCGGTCGCACAACACACCTGGAGGTGATCGACGTGCCCCAATACAGCCTCCTGTGGCTCTGGTGGGTACTGCTCGAGCACAATCGCCCCTCGCAGTGCCTGCACACGGTAGAATTGTTCTGCGCGGGGCTGTAGCTCAGGTGGATAGAGCATTTGCCTTCTAAGCAAAGGGTCGCAGGTTCGAGTCCTGCCAGCCCCGCCATAAATCCCTCAAAATTCTTCAGCCCATGCAGCCCTTCGTGGCCAGCATCCTTCTGGCAGATGCGGTCTGGATATGCCTCCCTGCTCTGATATTCTCGAAGTACATGAATCCAGTGCTTCTGAGCATTGTGCTGGGCTTGACTGCAGCGGGCGCCAATGCGTTCGGCGGCGCCGTCATCGTCCAGAAAAACTGGGAGCGGCGGTATTTGCGGTATTTCATCGCCCTGGGCGCGGGATTCATGCTGGCTACCGCGATCGTCGAGATGGTGCCGGAGAGCGTGCACGAACGTGGATCGAGCGCCGGGTTCATCATCTTGCTCGGCTACCTGATTATCCACTTCTTCGAGCACACCCTATCCCCGCACTTTCACTACGGTGAAGAGACGCACGAGGAAGAATTCGTCCACTCGCATAAGCGCGTGTCGGTGCTTTTTGGACTGATCATTCACTCGTTCTTCGACGGCGTCGCGATCGCGTCCGGCTTCCTGGTGTCGAACTGGCTCGGCTGGATCATCTTTCTCGCCGTCTTCCTGCACAAAATTCCGGAAGGCTTCACCGTGACCTCGGTGATGCTGGCGAGCGGTCTCGATAAGCTACGTTCGTGGGGCGCGTCGGCGATTCTCGGCGCAGCCACGTTCCTCGGCGTGATGGCGATGGCCGAGTTGCGGCATGCCGCCAGCTACGGACTCGCGCTCTCGGCGGGAGTGACCATCTACGTCGCCGCCACCGACCTTATGCCCGAGGTCAATCACGATCCCGGCGTCAAGATGGCGCTGCTTGTGTTTGTGGGCGTGGCCGCGCTGTTTGTGCTCGACCACTTTTTCCACGGAATCTAAATCAAGCCGCCTCGGCCGTCTTGTACTCCACCTTGCATTGTTCGCTGCAAAGATGAATCGCGCCAAACTCCATGACGCGGCGATCATCCCAGTGATCGAGAAAGCGCAGCGAGCGCTGCACGGCGTTGGGTGATTCCAATTCGATGTCGTAGCCGAGGATCCACTCCTCGCTGGAAGGCAGGCGTTCGGGGCGCTCGGCGCCACAGTTGTCGCAGGTAATCGAGATCATTGCACTCCTCCGCAATCATTTGGATGCACCGGATTGCGGAGGAGAGCTGCGGGAAAAAGGACTATCCGCTGTGGCGAATGTGCATGATGTCGCCGTCCTTCACGATGTACTCCTTGCCTTCCAGTCGCATGGTCCCTTGTGAGCGTGCGACGGCTTCGCTGCCGGCGGCGAGGAGCGTGTCCCAGTGAATGACTTCGGCGCGAATGAAGTGCTTCTCGAGGTCGGTGTGGATCGCGCCAGCCGCGTTCTGGGCGCGACTTCCCTGCTCGACGGTCCAGGCGCGGCACTCGTCTTCGCCGACGGTAAAGAACGACATCACGCCGAGTAGCTCATAGGTCTTGCGAATCAGGCGGACAAGGCCGCTCTCACGCAGGCCATAACTGCCGAGGAATTCGGCGGCATCTTCGTCGGACATTTGGGCAAGTTCGGCTTCCACCTTCGCGCAGACTGCAACTGCGCCGGTGTTCGGGCGCGAAACCACCTCGGCCAACCCGTACTTCGCGACGGCGTTTTCCAGATCGTCGCCGAGCGTGGTGCTCTCACCGATGTTAAGCACGTAGAGCATTGGCTTCTCGCTGAGAAACATGAAGCCGCGGAAGCGCTTCTTGTCGTCCGCGGTCATCTCCATCTCGCGTAGAGGACGCTCGGTCTCTAGGTGAGTTTTCGCGCGCTTAAGCAGCTCGAATTCTTTCTCGAGATCGGCCGAGCGCATCTTCTTCAGGTCTTTTTCGACGCGCTCCAAGCGCTTTTCGACCTGGCCGAGGTCGTTCACCAGGAGATCGAAATCAAGGTTTTTGATATCGCGCAGCGGATCGATCACACCGACGTGCGGAATCGATGGATCGTCGAAGGCGCGGATAACGTGAGCAAGGGCGTCCACGTTGCGCAGGTTCGCGGCGAAAGCGGTTTCCTTCAGCGCTTCCTGGCTGATGGCGGCAACGTCGGCATATTCCACGCGCGCGTGGATCAGCCTCTTCGGGTTAAAAAGCGCGGCGAGCTTATCGAGGCGTTCATCCGGGACAACAGCGATGCCGAGGTGGGCTTCGCGCGGGTTCGACGAACGGTTCGAGACGTCCGCCTTGGTCAACATGACGAACAACGAGGTTTTGCCTACCTGCGGCAGGCCTACGATTCCAGTCTTCATAAATGATGAGTTCTCAGTCGGCGGAACTTCCCCACCCTAGCTTCGCTAGAGTGGGGCACCCAAAGTGATGGCCAGGGATTTTGCCGAACCCTCTATGATAAACGGCGCGCGGTTCCCCAGAGCACACCGAGACCAAGAACAAGGACAGTTTCTTCGATTCTGGTGCTCCATACGTGCATGCGATTGAACTCCACCCGTCGAGGATCGTTCGGGGGAACGGTGTCAATTACTCCCATGTCATCGCGCAATCGCAGCATCGGCTTCGCCACGGCTTCGTGGCCGATGATCGTCACCGCCAGCATGAGGACAATCGCCAGATGGCGCAGCGCGAAGGGCTCGGGCGTCCCGCGCAGGCGATAGGAGAGCACCATCGAGCAGATGAGGTAGATCACACCGCTGACAATGCCAATGTAATGCAGGATCCAAAGCGAGCGGCTGACGACTTTGCCGGCGAGATCGTGGGTGGGCAGGACCATGAAGACCGTCGGCGCAACCACCGCGCCAAAGAAGACGATTCCGCCGATCCAGGCGACGAGCGCAAGCAGCATCAGGAATTTCAGGAAGGTCACGAGAGCAGTGTATATCCGGTCAGCTTCGGAGCCTGTGAGCATCACCCTTGACTCCTACCCCCACTTAGGTCACAATGCGCCATCCCTAAGTGGTTCCTGCACCATCCCCTTGAATTACAAGTTTTTAGTCCTGCGCCGACAGGATCTCACCCCTTCCTGTGCCCTGAGAAACGTGTCTGTCTTGATGACAGGAAGGAAAACTGTTTCATGTTGAAACACTTTGCGACCGCCATTTTGGCGGGGTTGTTGTTGACCGCCCCGTCTTTTGCACAATCGACTGAAGTCTCTACCGCCGCGAACACTCCAGTGCCGCGCCTAATTCGTTTCGGAGGCGTGTTGAAGAGCGCCGACGGGCAAACTGCGAGCAAGATTACAGGGGTGACGTTTGCGGTGTATGCCACCAAAACCGGCGGAGCACCGCTGTGGACGGAAACTCAGAACGTCCGCGCCGAGGCCAACGGCAAATATGACGTCCTGCTCGGCTCTACCAAGCTCGACGGCATTCCCGCCGACATCTTCTCGAGCGGCGGACAGCGCTGGCTCGGGGTTCGCCTGGAAGGACAACCGGAGCAGGCACGTACCTTGCTCGTCAGCGTTCCGTACGCATTGAAGGCCGGCGAAGCCGAAACCCTCGGCGGACACAGCGCGTCGGAGTTCGTCACCACGGAGAAACTCACCAGCACAGTGCAGGAACAAATGCACAGCCAAGGTACCTCGACAACGAAGTCAAGCATCAACCCCGGCGCCAAGGGCAACGTGCTCACCCAGTTGGCGACGAACTTCGTTGATTCGACCAACAACCAGGTTGTGATGGTTACGCAGAATGGCACCGGTTCTGGTCTCGTCGCGAATTCGATCTCCGCCAACGGCGTAGCCGGCAGCACCACAACGACGGCTGGCTACGGCGTCACAGGGTCGAACTCTGCTGCAACGGGCGTTGCAGTCGGAGTACGCGGATCCACCGTCGCCGATAGCGGAATCTCCGTCTACGGCGTTGCGAGCGGCACCGCGGGTAGCGCCACGGGCGTGAAGGGCATTACCGGCGCGCCAAATGGCTACGGTGTCTTTGGACAGAACACGGCGACAACGGGTCCCGCCGTCGGTTTCCGCGGTACAACCGCTTCGACGAATGGGATCGCCGTCTACGGCACGGCGACATCTGCGACCGGAGCCACCACCGGTGTCAGGGCCGCGGTTTCCAGTAGCACAGGCGTGGCAGCAGTACTCCAGAACACCGCGAGCGGCAAGCTGATCAGCGGCCAATCGGGCGCGGGCAACGCTGAAGTTTTCAGCGTGGATGGTCTCGGTAATGTCGCGGGAGCGATGGGAACCTTCAACTCCCCCACGAAAGGCGTATTCGGCAGCTCGGGTGGATGCCCGATCTCCCTCAGCACGAAAGCTGGGGTTGTGGGTTGCTCCAACAACGATATGGCTTTCTATGGATTCAGCGGCAGCCTGACACAAGCGGCCGGTTGGTTCCACAACGACTCCAGCGGTCCGATCCTGGGCGGCGATGGCAGCGATGGCGGCTTCGTCTTCGACACCGACGGCGGCCTACATACCAGCGGAACCATAATCACCGACTTAAACCTCGCCGTTGGGACGACGACTCCTCGAACCACTGCAGAAATTGCAAGCCAGAGCTTCCCTGGCGTGCTTGGCCCGGTGCTGACCATGACGAACTCGAATAGCGGCACGGTGCCGAACTCTGGCAACGTGAGCGCGGTAGCGATCGACTTCAATCCCATGGCGCCGAGCACAACGGGAACCTACAACCCTCTAATTCGCATCGCAGCGGAACAACCGGACTCGAAAAACCCCGCGAAACCTGCTACCTGGGGCGAACTGGCCCTCTACTTCAATAAATCCGGTGCGTTGAACAATGGTCTGCAAGAGCTGCTTCGCTTTTCTGAAAAGGCTGGACTTGCGCCTTTCATCCTTTTCAGCAACGCACAGGTGAAGATGACCAGCGGCATCACACCCGGCACAACCTTGTTCGTGACCAATACTGGCAGCAACAACAACCAGGGA
This window encodes:
- a CDS encoding ZIP family metal transporter; its protein translation is MNPVLLSIVLGLTAAGANAFGGAVIVQKNWERRYLRYFIALGAGFMLATAIVEMVPESVHERGSSAGFIILLGYLIIHFFEHTLSPHFHYGEETHEEEFVHSHKRVSVLFGLIIHSFFDGVAIASGFLVSNWLGWIIFLAVFLHKIPEGFTVTSVMLASGLDKLRSWGASAILGAATFLGVMAMAELRHAASYGLALSAGVTIYVAATDLMPEVNHDPGVKMALLVFVGVAALFVLDHFFHGI
- a CDS encoding ParB/RepB/Spo0J family partition protein, translating into MSVATTIQPAAPPAALLNDSNAYQLLPLAQVVLSKTNPKGRCEGPEFDELVASIRQHGILQPILVRPVGEEGKYEIVAGERRYSAAKAAGREDIPAVTRLLSDREAHELQLIENLQRKDVTALEEAEGFRNLLQSLNAERKDGRQEELVKEIASRVNKSVRHVYSRMKLTELTKDAASLLAIGKIGSSHADEIVRLTPDDQVDLLKKHLEREEWVGEKRQKVVLSVRQLRTVIENNYQLDLSTAPFKLDDDRVKPACSGCPKNTANAPLLYPDLKKAKCTDVSCFQRKVKGFVQIEVKALAKDVKVQVPIVVTAAWWCNGDQKAKTKGAWAEAQIGSCAHIQAATVVDEFARPVGAKLVCANMGCLVHFPNQKKNSSGGSTSRSKKSVAKQKDLDKKRLLDRELEVAPDIAVFRAVLDKVAEPSSVELGVITDWLLGAYGATKEGEDALLDYFAWPKGQGMAFDRLRKLHEKHATGFNFRKGVKFIIAAIIADGIGAGGGSELDDVAKKYNLDVKSIRAKALADAKQKQALSSPKAGANGAAGKVAPQGASETGTSKAAAKKSPAKTSPKKAAKKATPKKAASASKPKNLSAKKGGR
- the ychF gene encoding redox-regulated ATPase YchF, giving the protein MKTGIVGLPQVGKTSLFVMLTKADVSNRSSNPREAHLGIAVVPDERLDKLAALFNPKRLIHARVEYADVAAISQEALKETAFAANLRNVDALAHVIRAFDDPSIPHVGVIDPLRDIKNLDFDLLVNDLGQVEKRLERVEKDLKKMRSADLEKEFELLKRAKTHLETERPLREMEMTADDKKRFRGFMFLSEKPMLYVLNIGESTTLGDDLENAVAKYGLAEVVSRPNTGAVAVCAKVEAELAQMSDEDAAEFLGSYGLRESGLVRLIRKTYELLGVMSFFTVGEDECRAWTVEQGSRAQNAAGAIHTDLEKHFIRAEVIHWDTLLAAGSEAVARSQGTMRLEGKEYIVKDGDIMHIRHSG
- a CDS encoding DUF4149 domain-containing protein; translated protein: MLTGSEADRIYTALVTFLKFLMLLALVAWIGGIVFFGAVVAPTVFMVLPTHDLAGKVVSRSLWILHYIGIVSGVIYLICSMVLSYRLRGTPEPFALRHLAIVLMLAVTIIGHEAVAKPMLRLRDDMGVIDTVPPNDPRRVEFNRMHVWSTRIEETVLVLGLGVLWGTARRLS